One Leptolyngbya sp. CCY15150 genomic window, GTGAGTCTACCGCATCACTGGACTCTCCGGACTGCCCAGACTCCCCGGACTCTTCTGCCGCAGTCGCTGCTTCGTCCACACCGCCTGCCGCAATTTGGTTAATTTGGTCTTTGTACTGGGCAGGAGCCATGGCCGCTGCCTGCTCAAACAGGGGTTGGGCTTCGTCGCCCCGCTCCAGGGTTTGCAGCACAATCGCCTTAGCTAACACCGGACGGAAATCTAGGGCATCCTTAGCGATCGCTTCGTCATATACCGTCATAGCTTCGGTATAGCGATCGTTCTCCGCATAAACACGCCCCAGCAAAAGCTGTACCGCCACCACATCTACACTGCCTGCCTGCACCTGGTTGGCATTGTCAGCAAGCTGGAGCGTATCTTCTAATAACCCAATGGCCGCTTCTGGACGTTCTTGACCCACCAACAACGCCACCAAACCCTGCAGCGCATTCATATTACCCGGCTGAGACGAGAGTACATCCCGGTAGGCTTGGGCCGCACCTTCGCGATCGCCCACCTGTTCTCTAGCCTGGGCTAGTAAGACCGCGTAGTCAGACTGCTCAGGATTGAGCTCTACTAGGCGTTCTAGGGGAACGATCGCCCCTTCAATGTCGCTCATTTCCAAGCGCACTTCCAGCAACCCCTCTAGGGCCACCACGTTATCCGGCTCCCGGTCGAGCACCAGCTCATAACCATGGGCTTGATCTGCCAATTCTTGCTGCCGCGCATCCGTTGGGTTAGCGCTTGGGGTACCTGGTGAAACCGACTCCTCCCGATCTTGGAAGGCACCAGCAAACGGCAACACCACCATTGACCCCGCAAAGGCTACAACAGCGATCGCCAAGATCAACGTTTTCATCCAACGACTTTGTGATTTCACCACAGACTCTTCCCAAACTCTATCGCCTATTATGGTCTACCCTGCCATCTCTGCCCACCCAATTCCACCAGATGGGCAAGATGTCTGCAGTGGAGCACAACGGCAACCGCAATCTTGTTCCTCTAGACAATCGCGATCGCCACCTACCCTACCCCGTGCAAATCCTTTATTTCAGCCAATTTAGGTTTGATTTAGCCGGATATAAGCGATCGCGATTGTATAAACAGATGAAGTTGCCTTATTAACTAACCCCTAACATTTATGATAGATTTCCCGCCTGGTTGCACAACGTTATAGCCTCTATCCCATGACCATCCTCAAGGCTCCCTAGGGACGTTCCCTAGGGTGGAACATCAGTTGAAAAGAATAGTGTAAAGAATAGATACAAGTACGCGTCAATAGTCTCTGAATCTGTTGGCATCAGGTGCTACAGCAGCTTGATCGCTGCACCCTGTGTCCCCATCCAACGGTCTCAGACAACCCGACGACCGTTCTTGTTCTGCCTACTTCTGTCATCAACATTCCACCCTACATTCCCTCTGTTTAAGACATAATTGAGGATGCCCCGTTGAGGATAGCTCGTTAAAATCTTGCTCAATCTTTGCCAAGGCAGACTTATAGGTGGATGCTAATCTAGTGTTGAACTAAACATATAGTGTCAGTGTCCTGTCTGCTCATTTAGGCGAAAGCGGGTCGGCCGAATTTGCCCTAGGGAGGATCCAATGGTGTTACCAGCAAATCAACAGCCAACGCCGTCAGAGTCTGGTGATGTACCACAAGTACCCACCTCTCCTAATCTGGTTCCTCCTCGACGCGCAACCCCTCCGGCCAACACTAACCTCGATCGCTCTGATCAACGTTCAGGACAAGCTAGCCCAATGTCTTCTTCAGTCTCTTCACAATCGTCTACTACTCTTGTGTCTTCACCTACCCCATCCGTGTCAGCTACCAACAGTTCACCGAATCTGTCTGCCCATCACCCCATTCCACCGGCTAGCGAGCCGAAGCAATTCCGGGCTATTGGGCTTGTTCAAGCTCAATATCAGCCCTCGGAGGAAAGCTTCACTCGCGGTTTTCTAAAAACCGAAGACGGTCATTTAATCGATGCCGTCTTGCTAGGGCGGGTGATGAGCTTGGTCAAAAAGCATATTGATCTCGACCAATCCCATCTCTGGGTGGTCTATCCACGCACGCGGGAAAAGCAGCATGAGCTGCATGTGCAAATTGTTGGCGTCTGGGAACCAGAAACCCTCACCCAACCGCTCGGCGAGGAGGGTGAGACGGATGAATCGAGTGAGTCATCTGAGCCACCAGCGGCTGAAGCCGTTGAGGAGTCTGCTCCTGTTGAGGAACAACCGGAAGCAGCCCCTGTAGCTGAAGCCAGCCCTGCTGAGGAGCCCGATAGCCCAGACGTTACGGCAGCCCCAGCCCCCGAGAGCGATCGCTCCCCTGCGCCAGACGCCACTGAATCATCATCCCCGCAACTGCTGTCAAAACCCAAACTGGTGCCCCCCGTGCGTCCCGTTGAGCCCGTAGCGCCACCCGCTCCGCCAGCTCCGGCTCCAGCGCCCGTTTCTGTCGTCGATCCCCAAGATGGCTACTTTTCCATCCGGGGTGAAGTGATTGGGGTGGCGGAAGACCAGCAGCAAATTACCGTGCGCATTCAGCAGGCTCCCCGTAAGTCTGGGGCAGAGGCCAAGGCCTTTCGCTTGATTTTGTGCGGTTCTCTAGATGGCAAGCTGGTCGGTCATTTCTGGGATTTGCATGTCAGACGCCATCAAGATCAGTTGGTGATTGAAGAAGGCACCCGCATTGGGATTGCACCACCTCGCCATAAACCCAAAGCCAAGGCTCCAAAGAAAAAGAAGAAGCAAAACTTGGTGAAGGTGAAGCGTAAGGATCAGCGCACCGATGGGGCGGAGGCAACCACGGAGGCTACAGCAAC contains:
- a CDS encoding tetratricopeptide repeat protein; the encoded protein is MVKSQSRWMKTLILAIAVVAFAGSMVVLPFAGAFQDREESVSPGTPSANPTDARQQELADQAHGYELVLDREPDNVVALEGLLEVRLEMSDIEGAIVPLERLVELNPEQSDYAVLLAQAREQVGDREGAAQAYRDVLSSQPGNMNALQGLVALLVGQERPEAAIGLLEDTLQLADNANQVQAGSVDVVAVQLLLGRVYAENDRYTEAMTVYDEAIAKDALDFRPVLAKAIVLQTLERGDEAQPLFEQAAAMAPAQYKDQINQIAAGGVDEAATAAEESGESGQSGESSDAVDSPVDDLPTP